One window from the genome of Magnolia sinica isolate HGM2019 chromosome 4, MsV1, whole genome shotgun sequence encodes:
- the LOC131244274 gene encoding flowering-promoting factor 1-like, which yields MSGVWVFKNGVARLISNPSKERLELPDSTGQARRRVLVHVASNQVISSYAELEQRLVELGWEHYETEAGKRANLIQFHRSSASAHLISLPKNFKNFNSTHMYDIVVKNRSHFVVREHPA from the coding sequence ATGTCCGGCGTCTGGGTCTTCAAGAACGGCGTGGCTCGGCTCATTTCGAACCCGAGCAAGGAGCGGCTCGAGCTCCCCGACTCCACTGGTCAAGCCCGCAGGCGCGTACTCGTCCACGTGGCGTCCAACCAGGTGATCAGCTCGTACGCAGAGCTGGAGCAGCGGCTAGTAGAACTCGGCTGGGAGCACTACGAAACCGAAGCCGGTAAGCGAGCCAACCTCATACAGTTCCACCGCTCGTCGGCTTCGGCCCACCTCATCTCCCTTCCTAAAAACTTCaagaacttcaactccacccacATGTACGACATCGTCGTCAAGAACCGGTCCCACTTCGTGGTTAGAGAGCACCCGGCGTAA